From the Chitinolyticbacter meiyuanensis genome, one window contains:
- the panB gene encoding 3-methyl-2-oxobutanoate hydroxymethyltransferase — MKTTLSTLAKMKQDGQKIAMLTCYDASFATLLDEAGVDVLLIGDSLGNVIQGRSSTLPVTLEQMIYHTECVARGARQALVIADMSFASYQCSPQQAFENAARLMAAGAEMVKLEGGMVMAETVDFLTQRGIPVCQHIGFQPQSVNAYGGFKVQGKSETEAEVLKRDALAVQAAGAALVLMEMVPAAVARSVTASLAVPTIGIGAGVDCDGQVLVLYDAIGVFPGKKARFVKNFMQGASSIQAAVEAYVKAVKAATFPADEHSF, encoded by the coding sequence ATGAAAACCACGCTTTCCACGCTCGCCAAGATGAAGCAGGACGGTCAGAAGATCGCCATGCTGACCTGCTACGACGCCAGTTTCGCCACCTTGCTCGACGAGGCCGGAGTGGACGTGCTGCTGATCGGCGATTCGCTGGGCAACGTGATCCAGGGCCGCAGCAGCACGCTGCCGGTGACGCTGGAACAGATGATCTACCACACCGAGTGTGTGGCGCGCGGTGCCAGACAGGCACTGGTGATTGCCGACATGTCGTTCGCCAGCTACCAGTGCTCGCCGCAGCAGGCGTTCGAGAATGCCGCCAGGCTGATGGCGGCCGGCGCCGAGATGGTCAAGCTGGAGGGCGGCATGGTGATGGCCGAGACCGTCGATTTCCTTACCCAGCGCGGCATTCCGGTCTGCCAGCACATCGGCTTCCAGCCGCAGTCGGTCAATGCCTACGGTGGCTTCAAGGTGCAGGGCAAGAGCGAGACTGAGGCCGAGGTGCTCAAGCGCGATGCGCTGGCGGTGCAGGCGGCTGGCGCTGCGCTGGTGTTGATGGAGATGGTGCCTGCCGCCGTGGCGCGCTCGGTGACCGCGTCGCTGGCGGTGCCGACCATCGGCATCGGTGCCGGTGTCGATTGCGATGGTCAGGTGCTGGTGCTGTATGACGCCATCGGCGTGTTCCCCGGCAAGAAGGCGCGCTTCGTGAAGAACTTCATGCAGGGCGCGTCGAGCATCCAGGCCGCCGTGGAGGCCTATGTGAAGGCAGTGAAAGCGGCCACCTTCCCGGCCGACGAGCACAGCTTCTGA
- the folK gene encoding 2-amino-4-hydroxy-6-hydroxymethyldihydropteridine diphosphokinase yields MARAFIALGANLGRPVVQLERALELIALLPQSWLVKHSRLYSSAPVGFAEQPDFVNAVAELETQLTPDALMESLFAIEALLGRMRTFKNAPRTLDLDLLLYDDLMVKTTDLTLPHPRMHERAFVLVPLAEIAPDLAIPGHGMVARLLPKVADQLLFPL; encoded by the coding sequence ATGGCCCGTGCCTTTATCGCGCTCGGCGCCAATCTGGGGCGCCCCGTCGTACAGCTCGAGCGGGCGCTCGAGCTGATCGCGCTGCTGCCGCAAAGCTGGCTGGTCAAGCACTCGCGGCTGTATTCGTCCGCACCGGTGGGCTTTGCCGAGCAGCCTGATTTCGTCAACGCGGTGGCCGAACTGGAAACCCAGCTGACGCCCGATGCGCTGATGGAATCGCTGTTCGCGATCGAGGCCTTGCTCGGCCGCATGCGCACCTTCAAGAACGCGCCGCGCACGCTGGATCTCGATCTGCTGCTGTACGACGACCTGATGGTGAAGACCACCGACTTGACGCTGCCGCACCCGCGCATGCACGAGCGCGCCTTCGTGCTGGTGCCGCTCGCCGAGATCGCCCCCGATCTCGCCATCCCCGGCCACGGCATGGTGGCGCGCCTGCTGCCCAAGGTGGCGGACCAATTGCTGTTTCCCCTATAA
- a CDS encoding transglutaminase-like domain-containing protein: MMKTDAYLQPSAVLDFTDPDVARLAASLHRDDVEATAQAAFEWVRDEIGHCNDFNREEVPVSASETLATGTGFCFAKSHLLVALLRANGIPAGLCYQRLTVDGPTPPHCLHGLVAVSLPGYGWYRCDPRGNTRPGIDAQFTPGVERLAYPVEHAGECLYPDIHAQPLPELVSYLHSISSVSNYRKAPFDLVPSPIPQA; this comes from the coding sequence ATGATGAAAACCGACGCCTATCTGCAGCCCAGTGCGGTGCTCGACTTTACCGACCCGGACGTGGCCCGGCTGGCTGCCTCGCTGCACCGCGACGATGTCGAAGCGACCGCGCAGGCGGCGTTCGAGTGGGTGCGCGACGAGATCGGGCACTGCAACGATTTCAACCGCGAGGAAGTGCCGGTGAGCGCCAGCGAAACGCTGGCCACCGGCACCGGCTTCTGTTTTGCCAAGAGTCATCTGCTGGTGGCGCTGTTGCGCGCCAACGGCATTCCCGCGGGCCTGTGTTACCAGCGGCTGACGGTCGATGGCCCTACGCCGCCGCACTGCCTGCATGGCCTCGTCGCCGTCTCCCTGCCGGGCTACGGCTGGTATCGCTGCGATCCGCGCGGCAATACCCGTCCAGGGATCGATGCCCAATTCACACCCGGCGTCGAGCGGCTGGCCTATCCGGTGGAGCATGCCGGTGAATGCCTGTACCCCGACATCCATGCCCAGCCCTTGCCCGAGCTCGTCAGCTACTTGCATTCCATCTCGTCGGTCAGCAACTACCGCAAGGCGCCGTTCGATCTGGTGCCGTCTCCCATTCCCCAAGCTTGA
- a CDS encoding diguanylate cyclase domain-containing protein, whose translation MLRHKYSYLAVLLVWLLLTAAVLAAYAGIALNAAQARHQALHQQLQDRLWYQFASAEMALENFAAFQSNPRSRSLAIDRTYARKLLSRYPHLYGLQLIRRVPASELDRFSQALRELGEPGFTVHAVDRNGRTVPLVQRRDYHPIVFMEPAPPPGVDLLGLDVTDRLSIAGASGPRTIATKPFRLLEGEDGYGMTRPAASWTIDGAGHPPLLWVGLVIKTAAMKPELATLPVGMQVSAWHDADRQARLFDLAAPQVSAFEARWFPQLTLGTRIASDSQPYVLETRWQLGWSVLDRSLLYTLGAVLGLLLLTLLTVVRLVHARHDARARAAAQLAHLATHDGLTGLANRRLLDDALEGSIASSTPCTLVFLDLDRFKPINDEHGHDAGDHVLKTVAQRLALCVRADDTLARWGGDEFALLLPGEMNAARERELLRRLTQALMEPISWQQHKFTLGASLGVAHYPQDGATAKAVLQAADGRMYQHKALRRANPLAPPPTPLELARG comes from the coding sequence TTGCTTCGTCATAAATATTCCTACCTCGCCGTGCTGCTGGTGTGGCTACTACTGACCGCCGCCGTGCTCGCCGCCTACGCCGGCATTGCGCTCAACGCGGCGCAGGCACGCCACCAGGCGCTGCACCAGCAGCTGCAGGACCGCCTGTGGTACCAGTTCGCCAGTGCGGAAATGGCGCTGGAGAACTTCGCCGCCTTCCAGAGCAACCCGCGCAGCCGCTCGCTCGCCATCGACCGTACCTATGCGCGCAAGCTGCTGTCACGTTATCCACACCTCTACGGCCTGCAACTGATCCGGCGGGTGCCGGCCAGCGAACTCGACCGCTTCAGCCAGGCATTGCGTGAGCTGGGCGAGCCGGGCTTCACAGTGCACGCGGTCGATCGCAACGGCCGCACCGTGCCACTGGTGCAGCGCCGCGATTACCACCCCATTGTGTTCATGGAGCCGGCGCCGCCGCCGGGCGTCGACCTGCTCGGGCTCGACGTGACCGACCGGCTCAGCATTGCCGGCGCCAGCGGACCGCGCACCATCGCCACCAAGCCGTTCCGGCTGCTGGAAGGCGAGGATGGCTACGGCATGACCCGGCCAGCTGCCAGCTGGACCATTGATGGTGCGGGCCATCCACCGCTGCTGTGGGTGGGGCTCGTCATCAAGACCGCTGCAATGAAACCGGAGCTCGCCACGCTGCCGGTCGGCATGCAGGTGAGTGCCTGGCACGACGCTGATCGCCAGGCGCGGCTGTTCGACCTGGCCGCGCCGCAGGTCAGCGCCTTCGAGGCGCGCTGGTTTCCGCAGCTGACACTGGGCACGCGCATCGCCAGCGACAGCCAGCCCTACGTGCTGGAAACGCGCTGGCAACTCGGCTGGTCCGTGCTCGATCGATCGCTGCTCTACACACTGGGTGCAGTGCTGGGCCTGCTGCTGCTCACGCTGCTGACCGTGGTACGGCTGGTGCATGCGCGCCACGATGCCCGGGCGCGGGCGGCGGCGCAGCTGGCGCACCTCGCCACCCACGATGGCCTCACCGGCCTTGCCAATCGACGCCTGCTGGACGACGCCCTCGAGGGCAGCATCGCCAGCAGCACGCCGTGCACGCTGGTGTTCCTTGATCTCGACCGCTTCAAGCCAATCAACGACGAGCACGGCCACGATGCCGGCGATCATGTGTTGAAGACGGTCGCGCAGCGGCTGGCGCTGTGCGTGCGCGCCGACGACACACTGGCGCGCTGGGGCGGCGACGAGTTCGCGCTGCTACTGCCTGGCGAGATGAATGCAGCACGCGAACGCGAGCTGCTGCGCCGGCTGACACAGGCGCTGATGGAGCCGATCAGCTGGCAGCAGCACAAGTTCACGCTCGGCGCGAGCCTCGGCGTCGCCCACTATCCACAGGACGGCGCCACCGCCAAGGCGGTGCTGCAGGCGGCGGACGGCCGCATGTACCAGCACAAGGCGCTGCGCCGCGCCAATCCGCTGGCGCCACCGCCGACACCGCTGGAGCTGGCACGGGGCTGA
- the panC gene encoding pantoate--beta-alanine ligase — protein sequence MRIIHTISELREWRKSAGRVAFVPTMGNLHAGHIALVREAKQRGDAVVVSLFVNRLQFGQGEDFDRYPRTLENDAALIAAECDNAVVFAPDEKELYPHVIQQYKVEPPAIQDELCGAFRPGHFRGVATVVTKLFNIVQPDVACFGKKDFQQLFVIQSMVSDLNMPIEIVPVDTGRAEDGLALSSRNGYLSAEERKEAPRLYWHLSRMKRAIEGGERDYAKLAAEVVMDLRIRGWNEIDYVETRNADTLKPATHTDHHLVILIAARLGSTRLIDNVQFHC from the coding sequence ATGCGCATCATCCATACCATTTCCGAGCTGCGCGAGTGGCGCAAAAGCGCCGGGCGCGTCGCCTTCGTGCCGACCATGGGCAACCTGCATGCGGGCCATATCGCGCTGGTGCGCGAAGCGAAGCAACGTGGCGACGCCGTGGTGGTCAGCCTGTTCGTCAACCGCCTGCAGTTTGGCCAGGGCGAGGATTTCGACCGCTATCCACGCACGCTGGAGAACGATGCCGCGCTGATCGCCGCCGAGTGCGACAACGCCGTGGTGTTCGCGCCGGACGAGAAGGAGCTGTATCCACATGTGATCCAGCAGTACAAGGTCGAGCCACCCGCCATCCAGGATGAGTTGTGCGGCGCTTTCCGCCCAGGGCATTTCCGTGGCGTGGCCACGGTGGTGACCAAGCTCTTCAACATCGTGCAGCCGGATGTGGCCTGCTTCGGCAAGAAGGATTTCCAGCAGCTGTTCGTGATCCAGAGCATGGTGAGCGATCTCAACATGCCGATCGAGATCGTGCCGGTCGATACCGGACGCGCCGAGGACGGTTTGGCGCTATCGAGCCGCAATGGCTATCTCAGCGCCGAGGAGCGCAAGGAAGCGCCGCGGCTCTACTGGCATCTGTCGCGGATGAAGAGGGCGATCGAAGGCGGCGAGCGCGACTACGCCAAGCTCGCGGCCGAGGTGGTGATGGATCTGCGCATTCGCGGCTGGAACGAGATCGACTATGTCGAGACGCGCAATGCCGATACGTTGAAGCCGGCCACCCATACCGATCACCACCTGGTGATCCTGATCGCGGCACGACTGGGCAGCACTCGCCTGATCGACAACGTGCAGTTCCACTGCTGA
- the pcnB gene encoding polynucleotide adenylyltransferase PcnB — protein MIRKLIGKVLRRPGRQVLHAKHYGVRREHIHHGALKVCDRLQDAGFEAYVVGGAVRDLILGKHPKDFDVATNATPEQVKHVFHRARIIGRRFRIVHVPFWEHGEEEIIEVTTFRGASDAPTDATGRILRDNVYGNIEEDAARRDFTVNALYYDPSREEILDFHHGVDDLTGKRLAMIGDPSLRYREDPVRMLRAVRLAAKLGLTITPPTRKPIAELAPLLENIPSARLFDEMMKLLFSGKAWDCLMSLREQGLHKPLFPLLDKLLSEPATKAFLQKALANTDERIAGDKPVSAGFLFASLLWHEVEALWQKQTAAGEYPVPALVDAMNEVEAKVEKRLAIPKRYGTAMKEIWMLQPRFEQRVGQRPFRLLEQPRFRAGYDFLLLRAECGLVEGELAEWWTQFQMVDGDTRLAMIARVGNPAKSDKKPRKRRRKPRAAGVATAGEE, from the coding sequence ATGATACGCAAGCTGATCGGCAAGGTACTGCGTCGCCCTGGTCGCCAGGTGTTGCACGCCAAGCATTACGGCGTGCGCCGCGAGCACATCCACCACGGGGCGCTCAAGGTGTGCGATCGCTTGCAGGACGCGGGCTTTGAAGCCTATGTCGTCGGCGGCGCGGTGCGCGACCTGATCCTTGGCAAGCATCCCAAGGATTTCGACGTGGCGACCAATGCCACGCCCGAGCAGGTGAAGCACGTGTTCCACCGGGCGCGCATCATAGGCCGGCGCTTTCGCATCGTGCACGTGCCGTTCTGGGAGCACGGCGAGGAAGAGATCATCGAGGTGACGACGTTCCGCGGCGCTTCCGATGCCCCGACCGATGCCACCGGCCGCATACTGCGCGACAATGTCTACGGCAACATCGAGGAAGACGCCGCGCGCCGCGATTTCACCGTCAACGCGCTGTACTACGATCCCAGCCGCGAGGAGATCCTCGACTTCCACCACGGCGTCGATGATCTCACCGGCAAGCGGCTTGCCATGATCGGCGATCCCAGCCTGCGCTATCGCGAAGATCCGGTGCGCATGCTGCGCGCGGTGCGCCTCGCGGCCAAGCTCGGCCTGACCATCACCCCGCCGACCCGAAAGCCGATCGCCGAACTCGCGCCGCTGCTGGAGAACATCCCGTCGGCGCGCTTGTTCGACGAGATGATGAAGCTGCTGTTCTCGGGCAAGGCGTGGGATTGCCTGATGAGCCTGCGCGAGCAGGGGCTGCACAAGCCGTTGTTCCCGCTGCTCGACAAGCTCCTGTCCGAGCCCGCGACCAAGGCCTTCCTGCAGAAGGCACTCGCCAACACCGACGAGCGCATTGCCGGCGACAAGCCGGTCTCCGCCGGTTTCCTGTTCGCCTCGCTGCTGTGGCACGAGGTCGAGGCGCTGTGGCAGAAGCAGACCGCCGCTGGCGAATACCCGGTGCCGGCGCTGGTCGACGCTATGAACGAGGTCGAGGCCAAGGTCGAGAAGCGCCTGGCCATTCCGAAGCGCTACGGCACGGCGATGAAGGAGATCTGGATGCTGCAGCCGCGCTTCGAGCAACGCGTCGGCCAGCGGCCGTTCCGCCTGTTGGAGCAGCCGCGTTTCCGTGCCGGTTACGATTTCCTGTTGTTGCGCGCCGAGTGCGGCCTGGTCGAGGGCGAGCTGGCCGAATGGTGGACCCAGTTCCAGATGGTGGACGGCGACACCCGGCTGGCGATGATCGCCCGCGTTGGCAACCCGGCCAAGAGCGACAAGAAGCCGCGCAAGCGCCGCCGCAAGCCGCGTGCTGCCGGTGTCGCCACGGCTGGCGAGGAGTGA
- a CDS encoding DUF1272 domain-containing protein translates to MLEMRPGCECCDRDLPADAAGAMICSFECTFCVDCATGVLSGICPNCGGELVARPRRPTAKLANNPASTARTYKPAGCATH, encoded by the coding sequence ATGCTCGAGATGCGCCCCGGCTGCGAATGCTGTGACCGTGATCTGCCTGCCGATGCGGCTGGCGCCATGATCTGCTCGTTCGAATGCACGTTCTGCGTCGATTGCGCGACCGGCGTGCTATCCGGTATCTGCCCCAACTGTGGCGGCGAGCTGGTGGCCCGGCCGCGCCGGCCCACCGCCAAGCTTGCCAACAACCCCGCCTCGACCGCGCGCACCTACAAGCCGGCCGGCTGCGCCACGCACTGA
- a CDS encoding HD domain-containing protein has protein sequence MAGATPFQAVRRFILETDGLKGVTRKSRPVGMDRLENVAEHSWQVTLLALTLREQAAFQIDIDRVLRMLLVHDIPEVEVGDVNVYDTAAIAAREEGEARAAERLFGLLPGEQGATLLALWHEMEDGATPEARYAKAIDRLMPILLNLAQHGRSWRENGVKLSQVLRLNRIRIAPVFPELWAELEAELNEAGRQGWLSEE, from the coding sequence ATGGCCGGCGCGACGCCGTTCCAGGCGGTGCGCCGTTTCATCCTGGAAACCGACGGCCTCAAAGGCGTTACCCGCAAGAGCCGGCCGGTCGGCATGGACCGGCTGGAGAATGTGGCCGAGCACAGCTGGCAGGTTACGCTGCTGGCGCTGACGCTGCGCGAGCAGGCCGCGTTCCAGATCGACATCGACCGCGTGCTGCGCATGCTGCTGGTGCACGATATTCCGGAGGTCGAGGTCGGCGACGTCAATGTCTACGACACCGCCGCCATTGCCGCGCGCGAGGAAGGCGAAGCCCGCGCTGCCGAGCGGCTGTTCGGCCTGCTGCCTGGTGAGCAGGGGGCGACGCTGCTGGCGCTATGGCATGAGATGGAGGATGGCGCGACGCCGGAGGCGCGCTATGCCAAGGCGATCGACCGCTTGATGCCCATCCTGCTCAATCTGGCGCAACACGGCCGCAGCTGGCGCGAGAACGGCGTGAAGCTCTCCCAGGTGCTGCGGCTCAACCGCATACGCATCGCACCGGTGTTTCCCGAACTCTGGGCCGAACTGGAGGCCGAACTCAATGAGGCTGGCCGCCAGGGCTGGTTGAGCGAGGAATGA
- a CDS encoding PhzF family phenazine biosynthesis protein gives MRTFRYLLLNVFSESHFAGNPLAVFPAAHGLTDTEMQQLAQQLNLSETTFVTAHASADAAVRIFTPNYELPFAGHPTLGTAWAVAQGRADVTLAMPAGLIPVRLDGDVATLTAQPPRYRDATPTAEIATALRLPASAFAGTPRWVNTGTEQLVVPLASAEAVSACAPTVAAFEAVATNAVGVAQMLVWARDGADIVARFFWVQYGAIGEDYGTGSAGANLAGWLLGEATPLPFMATMIQGRGIGRLAHVRVLIDADRAIRVGGRVVQVGEGALTLPD, from the coding sequence ATGCGCACGTTCCGCTACCTTCTCCTCAATGTCTTCAGCGAAAGCCATTTCGCCGGCAATCCGCTCGCCGTGTTTCCCGCGGCGCATGGGCTGACCGACACCGAGATGCAGCAGCTGGCCCAGCAGCTCAACCTGTCCGAGACCACCTTCGTCACCGCGCATGCCAGCGCCGACGCCGCCGTGCGCATCTTCACACCGAACTACGAGCTGCCGTTCGCCGGCCACCCTACGCTCGGCACCGCCTGGGCGGTGGCGCAGGGCCGGGCGGATGTCACGCTGGCGATGCCGGCCGGCCTCATCCCGGTGCGCCTCGATGGCGACGTGGCCACGCTCACCGCGCAACCGCCGCGCTATCGCGACGCCACGCCGACCGCCGAGATCGCCACCGCGCTGCGCCTGCCAGCCTCAGCCTTCGCCGGCACGCCACGCTGGGTGAACACCGGCACCGAGCAGCTGGTGGTGCCGCTGGCCAGCGCGGAGGCGGTCAGCGCCTGCGCGCCAACGGTCGCCGCGTTCGAAGCGGTGGCCACCAATGCCGTGGGCGTGGCGCAGATGCTGGTGTGGGCGCGCGATGGCGCCGATATCGTCGCCCGCTTCTTCTGGGTGCAATACGGCGCGATCGGAGAGGACTACGGTACCGGCTCCGCCGGCGCCAACCTCGCCGGTTGGCTGCTCGGCGAGGCCACGCCGCTGCCATTCATGGCGACCATGATCCAGGGCCGCGGCATTGGGCGCCTTGCCCATGTGCGGGTCTTGATCGACGCCGATCGCGCGATCCGTGTCGGTGGTCGGGTGGTGCAAGTGGGCGAAGGGGCGTTGACGCTGCCTGATTGA
- a CDS encoding D-alanyl-D-alanine carboxypeptidase family protein — protein sequence MKFAPLVIAVAAAPLITHAFTPQVPEIAAKSYYLFDYQSGAVLAADDANARVEPASLTKLMTAYLTFKAVKEGKLKLDQQLTVSEKGWKTEGSRMFLDPKVPAKVDDLIKGMIVQSGNDACVTLAEAIAGSEEVFAQLMNREAKRLGLSGSHFTNSTGLPDPNLYTTTTDLGKLAAAIIRDFPEFYPIYSMKEFSYNNIKQPNRNLLLYRDPFVDGLKTGHTNSAGFNLVASTHRDERRLISVVVGTASEQMRAAESAKLLNWGVQFFETPRLYEAKKAIATVPVWKGAADEVKAGFLDNRYITLPRGDAKKLKLDFTSNQPLIAPIQLGQQIGTLKVSVEGKAIGTYPVVALEKVEQAGIFGRAWDSIRLWFNKLFG from the coding sequence ATGAAGTTCGCCCCTCTCGTCATCGCCGTCGCCGCCGCGCCGCTGATCACCCATGCCTTCACTCCCCAGGTGCCGGAGATCGCCGCCAAATCGTATTACCTGTTCGACTACCAGAGCGGCGCCGTGCTGGCGGCAGATGATGCCAACGCGCGCGTCGAGCCCGCTTCGCTGACCAAGCTGATGACCGCCTATCTCACGTTCAAAGCGGTGAAGGAAGGCAAGCTCAAGCTCGACCAGCAGCTCACCGTGTCAGAAAAGGGCTGGAAGACCGAGGGCTCGCGCATGTTCCTCGACCCCAAGGTGCCAGCCAAGGTGGACGACCTGATCAAGGGCATGATCGTGCAGAGCGGCAACGATGCCTGCGTGACGCTGGCCGAGGCCATTGCCGGCAGCGAGGAAGTGTTCGCCCAGCTGATGAACCGCGAGGCCAAGCGCCTGGGCCTGTCCGGCAGCCATTTCACCAACTCCACCGGCCTGCCCGACCCCAACCTCTATACCACGACAACTGACCTCGGGAAGCTCGCCGCCGCCATCATCCGCGACTTCCCCGAGTTCTATCCGATCTACTCGATGAAGGAATTCTCGTACAACAACATCAAGCAGCCCAACCGCAACCTGCTGCTGTACCGCGATCCCTTCGTCGATGGCCTCAAGACCGGGCACACCAACTCCGCCGGCTTCAACCTCGTTGCCTCCACCCACCGCGACGAACGCCGTTTGATCTCGGTGGTGGTCGGCACCGCCAGCGAGCAGATGCGTGCCGCTGAATCGGCCAAGCTGTTGAACTGGGGCGTGCAGTTCTTCGAGACCCCACGCCTCTACGAAGCCAAGAAGGCCATCGCCACCGTGCCGGTATGGAAAGGTGCGGCCGACGAAGTGAAGGCCGGTTTTCTCGACAACCGTTACATCACGCTACCGCGCGGCGACGCCAAGAAGCTCAAGCTCGACTTCACCAGCAACCAGCCCTTGATCGCGCCGATCCAGCTCGGGCAGCAGATCGGCACACTCAAGGTCAGCGTCGAGGGCAAGGCCATCGGCACCTATCCGGTGGTGGCGCTGGAAAAGGTCGAGCAAGCGGGCATCTTCGGCCGCGCCTGGGACAGCATCCGGCTGTGGTTCAACAAGCTGTTCGGCTGA